In a genomic window of Zingiber officinale cultivar Zhangliang chromosome 9B, Zo_v1.1, whole genome shotgun sequence:
- the LOC122023418 gene encoding probable galacturonosyltransferase 4 isoform X1, giving the protein MTKKRKLVLALLCVTVLSPIVLYTDRLSLVSNPSSNIEVSDEGSNLRFGTSEAEPGELLHALSQELTDPVKEPIGVVYFDNSNSSNQVSATPEDGLISPKVEGRSSLIREKKMPLTKSEEHKSRVLSAAIDGGLPETEPVIKEVTDGAIEKIDAFVKVDAEKPESVEDSKVNKGKDSAIMPTSISQIEQRKSENNGQQTPDRIDVPEHQTVPSEQKSISTPIPDARVRQLKDQLIRAKVYLGIGSIRSNPHYVRELRLRIKEIQRTLGEATKDSHLAKHSYDKLKAMELTLAKGNQILDDCSSIAKKLRAMIHSSEEQLRVHKKQALFLTQLAAKTIPKGLHCLPLRLSNEYFSLNSSQQQFANQEKLDDPGLHHYAVFSDNVLATAVVVNSTISNAKNPAEHVFHIVTDRLNYAAIRMWFLANPPGKATIQVQYIEEFTWLNESYSPVLKQLRSRSMIDFYFRTHHGSSNSDANLKYRNPKYLSILNHLRFYLPEIFPKLSKVVFLDDDVVVQKDLTGLWKINMNGKVNGAIETCGESFHRFDRYLNFSNPLIAKNFNPRACGWAYGMNVFDLDEWRKQQITGVYHYWQNMNVDRQLWKLGSLPPGLLTFYNRTLPIDHWWHTLGLGYNPQVDQKEIEKAAVIHYNGNMKPWLDIGISQYRRYWSKYLDYDHPILRDCNITP; this is encoded by the exons ATGACGAAGAAGAGGAAGCTCGTTCTAGCCTTGCTCTGCGTCACAGTTCTCTCTCCTATTGTTCTCTACACGGATCGGCTCTCCTTGGTCTCGAATCCTAGCT CGAATATCGAGGTCAGTGACGAGGGTTCTAATCTG AGATTTGGGACGAGCGAGGCTGAGCCTGGGGAACTACTACATGCACTTTCGCAG GAGTTGACGGATCCTGTAAAAGAGCCAATAGGCGTTGTGTATTTTGATAATTCAAACAGTTCTAATCAGGTTTCAGCAACTCCGGAAGATGGATTGATTTCACCGAAGGTTGAAGGTAGATCTTCCTTGATACGCGaaaaaa AAATGCCATTGACGAAGTCTGAGGAGCACAAGAGCAGGGTTCTGTCCGCTGCTATTGATGGGGGTTTACCAGAGACCGAGCCTGTTATCAAGGAAGTTACTGATGGGGCAATTGAGAAAATAGATGCTTTTGTAAAAGTTGACGCTGAGAAACCTGAATCAGTGGAAGACAGCAAGGTGAACAAGGGCAAGGATTCGGCTATCATGCCTACCTCCATTTCTCAGATAGAG CAAAGGAAATCTGAAAACAATGGTCAGCAGACTCCTGACAGGATCGATGTACCAGAACACCAGACGGTTCCTAGTGAGCAAAAGAGCATCAGCACACCAATTCCAGATGCTAGGGTCAGGCAACTCAAAGATCAATTGATTCGTGCAAAGGTCTATCTTGGAATTGGGTCAATTCGATCCAATCCTCACTACGTAAGGGAGTTGCGCCTGCGAATAAAGGAAATTCAGCGTACACTTGGAGAAGCAACAAAGGATTCACATTTAGCAAAGCA CTCATATGATAAACTTAAAGCAATGGAGCTAACTTTGGCAAAGGGCAATCAAATTCTAGATGATTGTTCTTCTATCGCAAAAAAACTCCGCGCCATGATTCATTCCAGTGAGGAACAGTTGCGAGTTCATAAGAAACAAGCATTGTTTCTTACACAACTTGCTGCTAAAACCATCCCTAAAGGTCTACACTGTCTTCCTCTAAGGCTTTCCAATGAATATTTCTCTTTGAACTCCAGTCAGCAGCAATTTGCAAACCAAGAAAAGCTCGACGATCCTGGTCTCCATCACTATGCTGTATTTTCAGACAATGTGTTGGCTACTGCAGTGGTGGTGAACTCCACGATATCAAATGCTAAG AACCCTGCAGAGCATGTTTTCCACATTGTGACTGACAGACTGAACTACGCAGCAATAAGGATGTGGTTTTTAGCTAACCCACCAGGAAAAGCCACGATTCAAGTCCAGTACATTGAGGAGTTTACATGGCTAAATGAGAGCTATAGTCCGGTATTGAAGCAACTTAGATCTCGGTCCATGATTGACTTTTACTTTAGGACTCATCATGGATCTTCAAACTCTGACGCAAATCTGAAGTATAGAAATCCAAAGTACCTATCCATCTTGAATCATCTGAGATTTTACCTTCCTGAGATCTTTCCAAAGCTCAGCAAAGTGGTGTTTCTGGATGATGATGTGGTTGTACAGAAGGACCTCACTGGCCTTTGGAAGATCAATATGAATGGGAAGGTCAATGGTGCAATCGAGACTTGTGGCGAAAGCTTTCACCGCTTTGATAGATATCTCAATTTCTCAAACCCACTTATCGCCAAGAACTTCAATCCTCGTGCCTGTGGTTGGGCATACGGAATGAATGTGTTTGATTTGGATGAATGGAGGAAGCAGCAGATCACAGGAGTCTATCACTATTGGCAAAATATG AATGTAGATAGGCAGCTATGGAAATTGGGAAGTCTTCCTCCTGGTTTGTTAACCTTCTACAACCGCACACTCCCTATCGATCACTGGTGGCACACTTTGGGCCTCGGCTACAACCCTCAGGTTGACCAGAAGGAGATCGAGAAGGCAGCGGTCATCCACTACAATGGAAACATGAAGCCTTGGTTGGATATCGGCATCTCTCAATATCGCCGTTATTGGTCCAAGTACTTAGACTATGATCATCCCATCCTACGGGACTGCAACATCACTCCTTAA
- the LOC122023418 gene encoding probable galacturonosyltransferase 4 isoform X2, with protein sequence MTKKRKLVLALLCVTVLSPIVLYTDRLSLVSNPSSNIEVSDEGSNLRFGTSEAEPGELLHALSQELTDPVKEPIGVVYFDNSNSSNQVSATPEDGLISPKVEEMPLTKSEEHKSRVLSAAIDGGLPETEPVIKEVTDGAIEKIDAFVKVDAEKPESVEDSKVNKGKDSAIMPTSISQIEQRKSENNGQQTPDRIDVPEHQTVPSEQKSISTPIPDARVRQLKDQLIRAKVYLGIGSIRSNPHYVRELRLRIKEIQRTLGEATKDSHLAKHSYDKLKAMELTLAKGNQILDDCSSIAKKLRAMIHSSEEQLRVHKKQALFLTQLAAKTIPKGLHCLPLRLSNEYFSLNSSQQQFANQEKLDDPGLHHYAVFSDNVLATAVVVNSTISNAKNPAEHVFHIVTDRLNYAAIRMWFLANPPGKATIQVQYIEEFTWLNESYSPVLKQLRSRSMIDFYFRTHHGSSNSDANLKYRNPKYLSILNHLRFYLPEIFPKLSKVVFLDDDVVVQKDLTGLWKINMNGKVNGAIETCGESFHRFDRYLNFSNPLIAKNFNPRACGWAYGMNVFDLDEWRKQQITGVYHYWQNMNVDRQLWKLGSLPPGLLTFYNRTLPIDHWWHTLGLGYNPQVDQKEIEKAAVIHYNGNMKPWLDIGISQYRRYWSKYLDYDHPILRDCNITP encoded by the exons ATGACGAAGAAGAGGAAGCTCGTTCTAGCCTTGCTCTGCGTCACAGTTCTCTCTCCTATTGTTCTCTACACGGATCGGCTCTCCTTGGTCTCGAATCCTAGCT CGAATATCGAGGTCAGTGACGAGGGTTCTAATCTG AGATTTGGGACGAGCGAGGCTGAGCCTGGGGAACTACTACATGCACTTTCGCAG GAGTTGACGGATCCTGTAAAAGAGCCAATAGGCGTTGTGTATTTTGATAATTCAAACAGTTCTAATCAGGTTTCAGCAACTCCGGAAGATGGATTGATTTCACCGAAGGTTGAAG AAATGCCATTGACGAAGTCTGAGGAGCACAAGAGCAGGGTTCTGTCCGCTGCTATTGATGGGGGTTTACCAGAGACCGAGCCTGTTATCAAGGAAGTTACTGATGGGGCAATTGAGAAAATAGATGCTTTTGTAAAAGTTGACGCTGAGAAACCTGAATCAGTGGAAGACAGCAAGGTGAACAAGGGCAAGGATTCGGCTATCATGCCTACCTCCATTTCTCAGATAGAG CAAAGGAAATCTGAAAACAATGGTCAGCAGACTCCTGACAGGATCGATGTACCAGAACACCAGACGGTTCCTAGTGAGCAAAAGAGCATCAGCACACCAATTCCAGATGCTAGGGTCAGGCAACTCAAAGATCAATTGATTCGTGCAAAGGTCTATCTTGGAATTGGGTCAATTCGATCCAATCCTCACTACGTAAGGGAGTTGCGCCTGCGAATAAAGGAAATTCAGCGTACACTTGGAGAAGCAACAAAGGATTCACATTTAGCAAAGCA CTCATATGATAAACTTAAAGCAATGGAGCTAACTTTGGCAAAGGGCAATCAAATTCTAGATGATTGTTCTTCTATCGCAAAAAAACTCCGCGCCATGATTCATTCCAGTGAGGAACAGTTGCGAGTTCATAAGAAACAAGCATTGTTTCTTACACAACTTGCTGCTAAAACCATCCCTAAAGGTCTACACTGTCTTCCTCTAAGGCTTTCCAATGAATATTTCTCTTTGAACTCCAGTCAGCAGCAATTTGCAAACCAAGAAAAGCTCGACGATCCTGGTCTCCATCACTATGCTGTATTTTCAGACAATGTGTTGGCTACTGCAGTGGTGGTGAACTCCACGATATCAAATGCTAAG AACCCTGCAGAGCATGTTTTCCACATTGTGACTGACAGACTGAACTACGCAGCAATAAGGATGTGGTTTTTAGCTAACCCACCAGGAAAAGCCACGATTCAAGTCCAGTACATTGAGGAGTTTACATGGCTAAATGAGAGCTATAGTCCGGTATTGAAGCAACTTAGATCTCGGTCCATGATTGACTTTTACTTTAGGACTCATCATGGATCTTCAAACTCTGACGCAAATCTGAAGTATAGAAATCCAAAGTACCTATCCATCTTGAATCATCTGAGATTTTACCTTCCTGAGATCTTTCCAAAGCTCAGCAAAGTGGTGTTTCTGGATGATGATGTGGTTGTACAGAAGGACCTCACTGGCCTTTGGAAGATCAATATGAATGGGAAGGTCAATGGTGCAATCGAGACTTGTGGCGAAAGCTTTCACCGCTTTGATAGATATCTCAATTTCTCAAACCCACTTATCGCCAAGAACTTCAATCCTCGTGCCTGTGGTTGGGCATACGGAATGAATGTGTTTGATTTGGATGAATGGAGGAAGCAGCAGATCACAGGAGTCTATCACTATTGGCAAAATATG AATGTAGATAGGCAGCTATGGAAATTGGGAAGTCTTCCTCCTGGTTTGTTAACCTTCTACAACCGCACACTCCCTATCGATCACTGGTGGCACACTTTGGGCCTCGGCTACAACCCTCAGGTTGACCAGAAGGAGATCGAGAAGGCAGCGGTCATCCACTACAATGGAAACATGAAGCCTTGGTTGGATATCGGCATCTCTCAATATCGCCGTTATTGGTCCAAGTACTTAGACTATGATCATCCCATCCTACGGGACTGCAACATCACTCCTTAA